AACTTTGGTCGATTAGTTAGATCGAAGGTGTTAAGTGTGAAGCAAGAGGAGTATATTATGGCTGCGAAAGCTGTAGGGATGAGAGATTCTCGCATCTTGTTTCAGCATATTTTACCTAACAGTATGACCCCCATTATTGTTCAATCCTCATTAGCTATTGCCACAGCTATACTGGAGGCTGCAGCCTTAGGGTTTTTAGGGCTTGGTGCACAACCCCCTGAACCCGAATGGGGAAGAATGTTAGCTGATGCAAAAACCTTTCTTGTTCAAGCTCCCTGGACGTTGTTCTTCCCTGGATTGGCCATTGTTTTCACTGTCTTAGGATTTAATTTAATGGGAGATGGATTGAGAGATGCTTTAGACCCAAAGATGAAATATTAATAGAGGTTGTTCAAAAAGTCCTTCGATGTATACAAGGTGCAAGCATCAGCGCACTTTTTTCCGATTTTTTGAACACTCACTAATAAGAAAAACTAGAAGACAGAAGGGTCTTCTAGTTCTTCTTGATTAGCTGTTCAAGGAGTCTACTTCTTTTTCTCCATGATGGTATTGCTGGAAGCTATGAATAAGAGTCTCTAAATGCTTCAAATGTTCTTCATACTCAATGATTTCTGTTATGATTGATAGTAAATGATGATCGAAATCCTGGATGGTTTCTCCAGTAGCGATAATTTTATCTAATAAACTCTGTGATTCATTTTTGGTTAATTCAATGTTTCGCTCCGCTTTTATTTTTCCTTTAAATTTCAAAAGGAGGTGTTCATGGTAGCTCATTAAACACTCTAATTTTGTCATGATTTCTTTTTGGAAGCTAATGGGAGTTTGGTGAAAATCATTTTCTAACCTGTGTAGCTTCTTTAATGCCCGAAATACTGAGTTTGTAGTAGAAATCATTTGTCTAAATAGAACCAGCTTTCGTGATTTTGAGTATTGGTGAAAAGTGAAATAACTGCTGTTTTCTTCTTTATACATCAAATAAAGCTGGTCAATACTGATGAGCTTTTCCTTCAATAGTTCAATATCTTCTTTGAGAATATTGTGCTCCGACACGTTTTTTAAGTTGAGCCGAATCCACTTAAATATTTCATCTGATACAACTTCTATTTCATGAAAAAGTTTATGCTCATACTTTGGTGGTATAAATACTAAATTCACGATAAATGCAGAAAATACACCAAGTAAAATTGTTAAAAAGCGAAGGATAGAAAACTCTAAAAACATTTCCTCATTTGTTTGAAGGATGGCAATTACAGTCACTAAAGAAATAGGGATGGTATCCTCAAGTTTTAGTTTAATGTTAATGGCGATAACAAGAATGGCTGTTACGCCAATGATGATCGGATTCGATCCAAATACTAATCCAAAGGCTAGAGCTAAAACGGCTCCAATGACATTTGCTTGAACTTGTGTGATAACTGACAAGTATGATCGATAGATGGTTGGTTGTATAGCAAATACAGCGGCGATCCCAGCAAACACAGGTGAGGGTAGACCAAAAAGAGTAGCTGTAAATAAAGATAACGTTATCGCAATCCCTGTTTTTAAAATACGGGCTCCTAGTTTCATTTCTTAGATTAAGGTCATTCCTTTCTCCTTATAGAGGTTGTTCAAAAAGTCCGTAGTTCTAGCATAGTTGCAATTGGTAACTTTTGAACACGCACTTTTTGTTTGAATTAAATACATTAGTTATACAGCTTTTTTCAATAATAGACAAGCATTTTTTAATAATTAAAATAAAAAGACACGCGCTCGGTAATATGCGTGTCTTAATGATAGAATATGCAAACCGCTACGAAATCATGACGTAGCGGTGAAAGTTTGTCTAAATTATCATATTTGTTATTCCGTTGAAACGGATGGGTCTGCTTGTTCTTTAACAGGGATAAGCTGTAGGAAGTGGTCGCATACATTTGAAAGTAATTTCTTTAGCTTATTCGCTTCCTCTTGTTGATCGCTTTCTTCCAATGTATTTATATAGGTCGTTAATAGTTCGTTAACATCTTCAATCCCTTTTTCTGATAAAGGTTCAATTTGAACTTTTGCTCCTTTGGCAATTCTGCGTTCGATTGCCTCTTTTGTTAATCCTAGTGAAGGGTCATGTCTAACATATACAACGCCACCAGTCATTCCTGCGCAAATCCATGGACCAGGGTCTCCAAGAACTAATCCTCTTCCGTTTGTCATGTATTCAAAGGCAAACCCTTTAATATTGGCATTCGGTCCTATATTGCCATGTTCGTTATCTGGAATAGGGGTTTCAAGCTGTCCGCCAATAATCATATCTGCTCCTGATAAACGAATTCCTGCTCTCGCATCTGCGTTTCCTTGGGCAATTAGAAGACCACCTTGTGCGCCATAACCAAACCCTTTTCCAACAGATCCGTTGTAATAGCGTCCATTTACCCCTTTAGATTTTAATATTTGGATAGAGCCACCGAAGGATGTTTTTCCAACACCGTCTTGTGCTCCACCTTCTACTTTAATATGAATACCAGAAGAGTTATAAGCACCCAATCCATTACCAGGTATTGAACCATGTTTGTAATATAGATGGACCGGTTCTAACCCAGTATAGGAGCCATCTAGACGATCTCGCACTCTATGGCAAGAAACACGCCCACCTAATACACGTTGTTCAGGAGTGACTCTTTGGAATTCTCGTGATGATAGAAGTTCTTGTTCGTTTTGGTCTAAATATTCAGCACCTGCGGCTACCGCTAACGATTGTTCCATTTCATTTACGGGTTGCTCTTGGTTTGTCATATTGTTGACGGCTATTTTTTCAAGTAACGGTTGTAAATTTAATTGTTCCTGTCCACGATTTTGCATTAATAAATCAGATTTTCCAACAATATCTTGTAGGTTTGTATAACCAAGTGATGCAGTTAACTGTTTGAGTTCTTTTCCAAATGCATAGAAAAAGTTTGTTAATCCTTGTACGGCTAAATCATATTGTCGTGGTACGAACCTTCTTAGTCCATGTTCTTTCGCTTGGGCTTCTGACTCAATTTGTGTGGCAATTCCAACGTGACAAGTATCGAGGTGACAACCTTTACACGTTGTACAACCGATGGCAATCATTGATAATGTCCCAAATCCAATGCGGTTCGCTCCTAAAAGCATAACTTTGATGACATCTAAGGCCGTTTTAATTCCGCCGTCTGCCCATAACTCAACCTTTTGTCTTAATCCTGCTTCTAATAGGGCATTATGTGCTGCTTTTACCCCTATTTCAACAGGGAGACCAACATTTTGTAGGGCGTGAATTCGAGCGGCACCCGTTCCTCCATCAAATCCACTTAACGTAATAATGTCCGCTCCTGCTTTGGCGATACCGACGGCGATGGTTCCGATATTTGGTACAACCGGTACTTTAACAGCAACTTTCGCTTGGTCGTTTGCTGTTTTAAGTTCAGCAATCATTTGTGCTAAATCTTCAATCGAATAAATGTCATGGTTATTAGATGGTGAGATTAAGTCTGATCCAATGGTTGCATTACGTGCATCAGCAATTTTTGCTGTTACTTTTGAACCAGGTAAGTGACCACCTTCTCCAGGCTTTGCTCCTTGACCAATTTTAATTTCGAGCAGATTAGATGAATTCAAGAGCTGAGCATTGACGCCAAATCGACCGGAAGCCACTTGTTGTCCTCGCGTCTTAGAATGTTTTCCAAGCATATCTTTCATTTCTCCGCCTTCACCGTTTAAACTTACCATATTTAATCGGTCAGCGGCTTCGGCATAGGCTCTAAAGGCAATTTCATTTTGTGAGCCAAACGACATTGATGCAATGACAAACGGTAGATCGTGATCACCCACACCGATATTTACGTTCTTAACATCAACATTCTTATCCGTTTGTTCTTTTAAAATTGTCATGTGACGAATCGTGGTTGGATTTTTTTCTTCCAGCTCGTTCGATTTATCTCGAAGTGCGTCGTATTCACCTGTTTTGGCAACATCACCTAGCGCTTTCCATAACCGAGGGAAAAGGTGAAAGGACTTCCCTGGTCGAGCTTTTTCA
This portion of the Bacillus carboniphilus genome encodes:
- a CDS encoding FUSC family protein → MKLGARILKTGIAITLSLFTATLFGLPSPVFAGIAAVFAIQPTIYRSYLSVITQVQANVIGAVLALAFGLVFGSNPIIIGVTAILVIAINIKLKLEDTIPISLVTVIAILQTNEEMFLEFSILRFLTILLGVFSAFIVNLVFIPPKYEHKLFHEIEVVSDEIFKWIRLNLKNVSEHNILKEDIELLKEKLISIDQLYLMYKEENSSYFTFHQYSKSRKLVLFRQMISTTNSVFRALKKLHRLENDFHQTPISFQKEIMTKLECLMSYHEHLLLKFKGKIKAERNIELTKNESQSLLDKIIATGETIQDFDHHLLSIITEIIEYEEHLKHLETLIHSFQQYHHGEKEVDSLNS